The sequence CCGACCGGCAACAAATGCTTGTTGGTCACCTTGGTCAGCGGATAAAGCCGGCTGCCGGTCCCACCGGCAAGGACAATACCTTTCATATCGACTCCCTCAACAATAATGAACGACACCGACGCACACCTGCACATGACCTAAAGGTCGGCCGCTGGCCGGCTAAGCCGGTCTTAATCACCTGCTATCAGAATAATCGCCGCTACCGCGCAGACGATACCCAGGACTCGCCGCAAAGTCACCGGCTCACCCCAGACCAGCACCGCGAAGAGCGCCACGCCGACCACATATAGCGACGTGAGGGGAACGATGATACTGACCGGACCTTTGGAAAGGGCGATGTAAAACAGTATTGCCCCTAACGCGCCAAAGCCACCGGCCAAAAGCCCCGCCAAGTCCCCACTCGACGGACGAACCTTGAACGCCGACGGCATTATCATTGCCATCGCAGCAAGACCGGCCACGCAGGTCAGAACCTCAAGGCGCGCCCAATCGACTCGCGACAATGCAAACTTGACCGCCAGCCCCCAGGCGGTCCAAGCCAGCGTCGCCAGTAATGCCCAATACTTCCAACTCACGAATAATCATTGGTTGATGATATGTGATCAAATCTGCCGGTTACGACCCGTGAAAGCGGTAACCTTATAAAACTTAACTCCTCGATTAAGGCTCCTGCAAGCCTGCAGGCAGGCACAGGACTTCGGGAGCCTGCAAAGTGGCTTGACGAATCATATATGGCCCCCCTAGTGAGTCCCCCACAAACTGGGAGACGGAACAGGATGTAACCTCACCCATCAATTACTGGCAGCGACTGCTACCGAACCGAGCGCTGCGACCGATTCCCGGACATTTCCGGTAGGATTTTGACACCGGCACTTGTCTATAGCCGATGCCTTGCGTATATTGCGTAGGTGGCAGTTTTCACCTCCGACTTCCTTCCCGCTGCTGCCTGCCTTGTTTACCGGAACCACACCTAATGGAAGGTTGAACCCCACTACCCGACATAGTTCCCGCCTGCGAACCATCGCGGGGCTGTTGCTCCTGCTTCCGGTCGCGTTGCAGCATTCTTTGATCGACCTTGGCGATGGCCCCGAGCCACCGGTCGATATGAATCAAACCAGCGCCGGTGTCGCTTCGGGTCGCGCGACTCCCGACGGACGTCCTATGATCTGGAAGAACCGCGATCGCGGCGGCGGCGAGCCGATGGAGTTCCGCTACTGGGATCAGGGACCCATTCCATTCATCGGTTATACCAGCAATAACAATCTGCTCGAGTGTTACGGCGGAGTTAATGCCGCCGGCTTCGCCGTTGCCAATACCGACGGCCACAACTTTGACAACGGCCCTCACAACGACGGTCGGGTGATGTGGGACGCACTGTCGAAGTGCCGGACGATCGACGACTTTCAAGCGCTTCTCGATTCCGCGGATCAAGTCGATGTCAACGGGCGCTACGGATACAACTATCAGGTGCTCGACGCCTATGGAGGTTGCGCCAACATAGAAGCGGCCCGGTTCGGGCATACCCGGTTCGACGCCGCCGACGCCCCCGAGGGCTTTCTGGTGCGGGCGAACTTCGCCTACACCGGCAACATGAATCTGAATGACGGCACCAATGGCATTCATCGTCATAATCGCTCGGCAATACTCTTCCGGCGCGCTGTCGAAGAAGGCCGCCTAACGCCGCAATACATCCTTCAGACAGTCGCGCGCGACATTTCGAGCATCGACATCGACCCCTACCCGCTTCCCTTGCGCGGCTATTTTGCCGATTATCCGTATGGCTCGGTGCCTAACTTCGCTTCGATCTGCCGCTCGACAACGAGTGCAACCCTGGTTGTTCAGGGCGTTCCCAATGGCGGGCGACCGGACGACTGCGTTACCTGGGCTATGATCGGCGCCCCGCTCGGCGGCATCACGACTCCGCTATGGGTTCGAGCCGGCAGCGTCCCGGTAGAATACGACGGCCCGGCCGGAAGCCGGCTCAACACCCGCATTATCGCCCTGCGCAACTATGCCTATAACAACGTCGGCGCGGTCGATACCTGGAAACTGACCAATCCCTCCCGCACCGGGCTGTGGGATTTCATTGTTCCGCTCGAAAACTGGATGTTTGCCAAGACCGAGCGGTTTCTCGCCTCGCCGAACTTCAGTTATGACCGCCTGAGAGCGTTCCAGGACGAAACGGCGCAGCAGATCGCCGACTCGATCCAAACCTGGAAGCCGACCTACGCCGTAACCGAAGTGAGCGTTTCGATTTTCCTGCCGCATCACATTATGCTGCGTTGGGGACAGATTGCTCCCGAACAGATCGGTGGACGCGACAACCCGTCTGGCTATGCGGTCTATCGCTCAGCCGAGCCTTTCCGCGAAGGCATGGGCGGCGAACTGATCGGCGAGACCTCTCAAACCTTCTTTGAGGATCGCTCGGCACCCCTTGGCGGATCCTATTACCGGGTGGAACTGGTGTTCTGAGATGCTCGAGTGCGGGTGATAGATTCTACTTTTACAAAAGAGTATCAATAAGGCCAGGCAGAGGGATGGAGGCTCGTAGTTAATGAGCACACGTATCTATCGAATAAACATTAACCAAGCCCTTTTCGGTTCAGGCAGAATGCCGAGCCGCAGGCAGGTAGCCAAGTAGCATAGAACACAAGAGGGCGGGCCAAGACCCGCCCTCCTGGGCTGTTCAACCAGATCCCGACTAACTCTTTGTCTTGTCGGGCGCCTTCTTCTGCTCGATCTCCTTCTTCAGTTCGCGCATCTCTTCCTTAAGACGCTCAATTTCCTTGTGAATGTCCTCCCGGGCATCGCCAAGCGCTACCTTGGCCTTGACCAAGGCTTCCCGAACGATCTCGCGGATCTGCTCCTCGTCGATGATCTCGCCGTTGCGCTCGATCCGGATGCGCCGTTCCTGAGGACTCGTCATCCCCATCATCCGCATCTCCTTCCGCTCGCCGAGTTCGACCTCGGCGGACACTTTCTTCCCTTTGCGGATGTAATCGATCTTCACCTGCTCACCCGGTTTGCCGGAACGAATGGCCTGAACGAGCGCCTCCTGCGATTCGGTCGCCCTGCCGCCCAACTTGACGATCACGTCGCCCGACTTGAGACCCGCCTTCTTAGCCGGGGAGTCATTGACCACCTCCTCGACCAGGGCGCCCTTATCTACGCTAAAGTAATCCCTGGCAATGTCGCCCTCGATGGTGCGCGATGTGACTCCCAGAAACGGCACGGCGGTCTCTTCATGCTGCCAATTGAAGTCCAGGTCTAAGTCATGCCACGACATCGAGGACGGGCGTTCGGCGAGGGTTACGTCGATGCTCTTCTCGGCCCCTTTGCGCCAGACGACAACCGCGACCTTGTCGCCGGGGGTGCAGTTGCGGATACGGTCGCGAAAGTCCGACACTGACGAAACGGACTCGCCACCCACCTTCAAAATGATGTCGCCTTCATCTATGCCGGCTTTGTCGGCTGGTCCCTCCTCGACGACATCCTCCACAAGAATGCCATCTCCCTTGAAATCAAGTGCTTCGCGGTCGTCGGCATCGAGCGCTTCAGGAAAGATGCCGACGTAAGCGCCCTTTGCGTCATCGCCAGAGGTGACGACGACGACCTTCTTCTCCTCCTTGGCAGAAGAGGGCATCGCCCCACTCAAGACCAGCGCAACCGGGAGAAAAAGTGCGGAAAGAAATTTGGACAGGTGCATGGAAAACTCCAGTTTGATACCGAATTAGGCTTTGGAGATTGCACCCCTAACCGGGCTTTAGGTTCCCGGCTCTTTACCGCTGTGCAGAGGCAGGCGAGTGCCTACTTAATAAGGAACACCTTCATCGTCTTCGCTTCGTATGCGGTCGTGAGTCTGACGAAATAGACTCCGTTCACCAGACCTTCGCCGTCCCACTCGACAGCATGCTCCCCTGCTGGACTTGTGCCGGCTTCGATCAGTTGCAATTCCCGACCGGAAGGATCGTGAAGCGCAAGTCGGTAAGGCGTCGCCCGGTCCAACCGATAGGCAATGCGGGTCCGCGCATTGAAGGGATTAGGCCAGGCTGATATGAGAGTCATCTCGGTCGGGTTAAAACCGGCTTCGCGCCCCACTTCGAGCGTCCCCGTGAGGCAGGCTTCCGACGAGTAGCAGCCATTCCCCTCCTGCCATATCGGTCGAACAACCCGCTCCATCTGCCCGTCATAGATGCGGATAGTGAGTTGCTCGCCATCGCGTGCGCCGTCTATCGCCTCGGTCGTCGGATCATCCCCCCAAACAGCCAGACCGAGTGCAGAGTTCTCTGCACAATCATCAGAATGGCGATGCACCGCCGATCCCACCGCCAGCCCGGCTTCGGTAAAAACACCGGCTTCCCAATCCACATCCTGCACTCTGCACTCCACATTCAGGAGCAGGCTCATATTCGATCCGGTCGGAGCAATCTCCGGAAAATGCTGCACCGGCGCAGAGACTTCCATTGACTCCGGAAATCTGTCATCAATGGCCATCAAGCCTTGTCCAAAATTCCAGACCAGCGTGTCGGCAACAGCCATCTTCACCTGATAGCCCTTGCCGCGGCGTAAATTGCCCATGTTGGAAAAGTTCTGCGCCCGGTTGTAGAAATTGCCTCGCTCGTCCTTCGCGAAAATGATGTTTTCGCCCAGATTGCTAAACGCCGTTGGTGCAGCGACCTGCTGCTCCGGGAAGTAAGCGACGAAGTTCCAACCCTGCCGAAGCGGAATGGGGTGATCGGGCGGCACCGGATCGCTTATCACAAGCAGCGTATCGGGATCCGAGAGTTTAACCATATAGCCCTGCCGGACGTCGTAACCGGCGATGCTGTTGAACAGGCCCGGCACATAGAATCGCCCGGACTGGTCCTTGACGATCAACAAGTGCTCCCGGTTGACAATCTCCCGGAAGACGGTCGGGATGTCAGGATTGGGCGGCGGGCAAATGGTGGACATGATGTTCCACCCGGCGGCAAGCGGCGTGGCAAACCTGTCGAGCGGCGGCGGCTCCTGCCCGATTGAAGCCGACGATGCGTAAATTCGGTCACCGGTCGTACTGTTGTTGTTGTTGGCGGCATTGCCGGCAAACCAAAACGTAACCGGCCCGAGGTTGTCGCCGTTGGGAGCAGTCCAGTCGAATTCCCATTGCGCCGCGCCACCCTGACCGCGGAACGTGCCGTTGATGTTGTGCTTCAAATACTGTGGGCTGTTGCCGAATCCGCTCACCTGAGTGATGTTGTTGACCGTGGTCAGCGCCCCGAAACGGGCGTTCTGGCTGTTCAGCGAGGTCAGTTCGAAGCCCCACCGGCTGGCGCCCGGATCGCTGAGGCGGACGGTGATCCGGTACCGCTGGCCCGAACGGTAGCGCTCCGGGGCGTTGAGCAACTCAAGCCGCCCCTGGCCGCTGTTGAGCGCAAAAGTGTTATGGCATTGAACGCAGGTGTTCCGGGCCGGTGGATTTCCGGCTACACCATCGGGTGGGTTGTCGGGATAGGCTGCCGCTTGCGAAACGGGGTAGATGAGCAAGGCTGCCAACAGAAGTTCTATTTTCAATCGCATTGGAAGATTCCGGTGTGGTTGTATTACTTTATACCTGAAGCGAGGGTGTCATCCCTCCTATCCTATATCCGCTCTCTATCCCCAAGATATACGAGCGAACTCACATTAGAATGGTAATCCCCCGGTCGCCGGCGCTCCAAAAACAACCTGTCCGCACCGGTCGGGTGCGGACATTGGCTGGGAGACAGGGATTCGAACCCCGATTCCATGGTCCAGAGCCATGTGTCCTGCCGTTGGACGATCTCCCAAGTGAGTCTCAAATATAGTGCCCGGCGCACCCACAGGCAAGCCGCTGACTGCCCCGGTTCGCCGGAGTCCAAAATTGGCTTGGAGTGATCCGTCAGCGGGCGCTATATTAAGAGAGTGAGCATTAGGGTATAACCACCAACCGGAGCATCATCTTTGAAGGCTGCTATTGGCATCGTCACCATCTTCATACTAACCACCGCCGGCTGCGGTCGCAACCCCGATCCGGCAAACAGTCCGGCCGGAACGCCGGTCACCAGGACCAGCACTATGTCTGATGAACGTCCCATCCCGACAGAAGCGAAGCCTGCTGCAGAGAGGAAAGCCGAACTAACCGCCCCCACCATCGAGGAGGTCGGCGACACCTCCGAGGTCGCGGTCATCTCGACGGCCAAGGGCGATTTCACCGTCGAGTTCTTCCCTGCCGTTGCGCCTCTGCACGTAGCCAACTTCAAGAAACTGGCTCGCGCCGGTTTCTATGACGGGACGACCTTCCACCGCGTCCTGCCCGGGTTCGTCATTCAAGGCGGGGATCCCAACACCAAAGACTCCGATCCCAACAACGATGGAATGGGCGGACCACCCTGGAAAGTGAAAGCCGAGTTTAACGATATTCTGCATGAAAAGGGCATCCTCTCGATGGCCCGCAGCCAGGATATCAACTCCGCCGGCAGCCAGTTCTTCGTCTGTCTCGGTCGAACGCCCCACCTTGACAACAAATACACGGTATTCGGTAAGGTGATCCGCGGGATCGAGACCGTCGATGCGATCGGCGCGATGAAGCGCGACCCCTCGAATCCTCACGACCGGACTCTCCCGGCGGTCATTATCCGGTCGGTGAAAGTAGTGTCGCGATCGGCACTGCCCCAAGGGTGAACCGGTTTGCAGCCGCGCTGATGTTGACGCTCCTTGGGGGGGTCAACGCTGCGTCTGCCCGCGAGACCGGTGCAACCGGCCGGCACTGGCTCTTTCTGGACGACGATCCTATTCCGGCCGGTCAACTGGACCGGCAACTCGACTCCCTGGCTCGGACACTAACACCCCGGGCGCTCGCCCGACGGGTTAAGTCTATCGCCCGAACTCCGCCGGTCAGGGCTTGCGATTTAGGACCTTCGCAGGAACGACTTCGAGATATCGATGCGACCGGCTGCCGGATCATCGTTGTGGCGCGCTATCTGAATGCGGTGTCGGTTGGCGGTCCTTCCGAAGCCCTCCACTGCGCTGCCCGGCTCTCCTTTGTCCGCACCTCGCGTCCGGTTCGTAGCCTGCTCCGGGAAGTGGAACTGCCTCCCACTCCGTCTGAAGTAACGATCTCTACCTACTACATTCCGCAATTCGCTGAGTATGGCCGCTCCTGGACACCGCTCTCGATGGTGAACATCCCGGAGGTTCATAACGAAGGACTACGCGGCCGAGGCATCCTTATAGGGGTGCAGGATACCGGTTTCGACCGGCTCCGACACCGCGCCTTCCGGGACCTGAACGTCGCTGCCGCGTGGGACTTCGTCAACAACGACGCCAACGTTGGCGATGAGGACGATGCAGGCTCCGGCCGGCACGGGACGCGGACGCTCTCACTTCTCGCCGGGAACGACCGCGGCTCGTTCATCGGTGCGGCACCGGAAGCAACCTATGTCCTGACCAAAACCGAGAACACCGACTCCGAACGCCCCATCGAGGAAGACTATTGGGTTGCCGGGCTCTGGTTCTGCGACTCCCTCGGCGTGGATGTGATCTCATCCTCGCTCACCTACCGCGACTGGTATCAGTATGCCGACTTCGACGGCGAGACGGCGGTAACGACACGAGCCGCCGACTCGGCGGCCGCCGCCGGCATCGTCATCGTCAACTCAATCGGGAACACCGGCGGTCGGGTCTGGCCCGGCAACAAGATGGGCGCTCCTGCCGACGGACGGCTGGTGCTCACCATCGGAGGCACCAACCGTGACTCGACCTGGTGGGCGTCGGCGTCGCAAGGGCCTACCTACGACGGCCGGATCAAACCTGACCTTGCGACCCTCTCCCAGTCGGTTCCGGTTGCGGCAAGTTACGACGATTCCTCCTACACCGCTTCGAACGGCACATCATTCGCGACGCCGGTTGTGGCAGGAATCGTGGCCTTGATGTTCCAGGCTAATCCCGAACTGACCGTCGATCAGGTCTTCGACATCGTCCGCCGGACGGCACATCAGGCGCATCGTCCCGACACCCTCACCGGCTGGGGAGTGCCCGATGCCCTTGCTGCAGTTCGCATGGCCCGTCAACTCAGCGCTCCGGTTACGCCGGGCTGGGAGGTTCCGGCGGAGCCGTTTCTAACCGCCTTCCCCAATCCCTTCAACGGTTTCCTCACCGTTCGTTTGCGCCAGCCATTGCCGGGAGAGTTTAAGGTCTTCGATGCTGCCGGTCGGATCGTTCGGCCCTTGACCTATGGCGATCGTCAGACGATAAGGCTTGACTTTTCGATGCTTCCAGCCGGGACCTACCATCTCCTGCCGCGCCCCGATGGCACGGCGGCTCGGGTCAGGCTGCTCAAATAACGACCTACGCTCCCGCCTTTCAACTAACCCGAGACGCCGTCAACCTCTTTGTACTGCGAACTAATCATTCCCGGTTCGTCACTTTGAAGTCTGCCAGCCGCTATGGACTATGATGATCCCTTGTTCGAGCGTAGTATATATCAGGAAACCGACGGCTGATCCTCTTGTTGACTATAGCGCACGGATGGCAGCACGATGCCACTTTGGGATCTATGCGATAGCCTGGCCGCCAGCCCTTGCGAACTGCTCTACAGGTTGACGGGACGTGTTCCAAGAATCTATATTGATTGAATTACCAGATAAGAATTATAGGGAACTTGGAGTAATAGGTATGTCGTTCCCGCGCAGGCATGACGACATTACTTAATGTCGCTGTCCTTTTCAAGTAGATACTATCTCAAGATGTTATTACTGGGGGCAGTTTACAGTTGCCTTTTCCGGGAGTGGGTATTCGCGTAGGGTCGGATTCCGATCCGACCATTCTATTGGGCGATTTGGAAATCGCCCCTACGCGAGCAACTATAAGTTGCCCCAGTTGATAAAAGAACCTCTCCAGTTTTAGCGAATTGATGTGAGGTTCTTGGGGCGCCTTCACCTCAACCTCAACTACATATTTGCGAATTACTTAACCCCTCGATCAATGATTTTCATTTCCGTAGTCGCAGCCTTCCTGTTTACAGCAGTCAGCCTTTGGGCGCACCTTCCCGAGGAGTACTCCCAGGACTGCAACGCCCCCATCCTCTACGGCGGCTTCTATGACCCTCCCGGCATCTCCCGCGCGGACGACCCGGTTTATCACAATAACGACCGCATCTTGCGCCGACTGCTGGCGCTGCGCGACTCGATGGCCGTCGTCAATCCGAACTGGTTCCGGTTCGACTCGATCGGCGTCAGCCTCGAAGGCCGCCCGATCTGGTGCGTCCGGATCGGAAACAACGTCAACGACTCGCTCTCGGAAAAGCCCGCCGTCCTCCTGGTCGGACAGGTGCATGCTGAGGAGATTCTCGGCGTCGAGTACGTGATGCGCATGATCCCGGCTGTCATCGGCAACCGCAACTGGCGCCAGAACGTCGATACTTATATCGTCCCGACGACCAATCCCGACGGTTTGCACATCGTCTATACGCTCGACTACACCTACCGCAAGAACACCCGCGACAACATCGGCGACGGCCGGTTTCGCTACAAGTTGGGCTGGGGTCAGGATACCTCGGGCGTCGATTTGAACCGCAACTATCCGCTCTTCTGGCAACTCGGGACCGCGCTCCTGGTGAGCGGCGACAATGAGTTCTTCGACTACTACCGGGGGCCCGGTCCGGCCAGCGAGCCGGAGACGAAACTCCTCATCGCTCTCGTCGATCGCATCCGGCCGCTCTATTCCTGCGTTATCCACTCCTCGCGCACCGGCAATGTAGCGCAGCAGGTGATCTACCCCTGGTCTTACGCCCCGCGCGATCTGGTGGATAAGAAGACCTCCCCCGACATCCTCGCCTTCGACGCGCTCGGCAGCGAAATCGCCCTCCGTTGTAAGCGTTACGCCGAGCCGATCAAGACCTACGAGCCGGTACGGATCGTTCTGCCGCGCGGTGACAGCGAATCCTATTTCTACTGGAAATATGGCGCTTTCGCCTTCCGCATCGAGATCGGCGCCGCCGGGGAGGCTATGCAGCCAGATTCGGCCGGGGTCTATTCAGTTCTTTCGGACGTCCGGTTGGGAATCGAGTACTTCCTCAACTCAGCAGCCAACGTCGCATCCGACGGGCAGGGTCCGATCATCCGCAACCGGATGAACCTGAGGGTTACCGATCAGGTAACTGGCGCGCCACTCGAAGCGCGTCTCCATATTCCGTCGCTATCCCGGCCCATCTATCCCTACCGGAAGACCAATCCCGTGAACGGCCGGGCCTTTTGGCCGGTTTATGATGGCTTTATCGACACCAGCGGCCTCACCGTCCGCAAATTCGGGTATCGCCCCTTCCTGCGCCGACCCATACAAGGAAGCATCGATCGCGCCCCCATTCAGGTGCGGCTGGTGCCGCTGCCGGTGCGCAATGTCCGGCTCGAATTCACTACCGGTGGTACGCCGCTGCCTGACGGAGCGACCGCCTGGTTCGACCACCCTGATAGTTCGTGGCAGATGACGACCGCCTCCGGCCGGATCGATCTGTCGCTTCCGGAGGGCGACTATCAGGTAACTGTCGCCGGACTGCGCAGCATTGTGCCGCGTCGGACGGCCTTCACCGTGTTGTCCGACACAACCTATCACATCGGTTTATCCCCTGCCGCAATACTGCTTGACCAGTCGTTCGACGGCGGCGACGTTGTCTATATGTCGGATCACCGACTCAACACCAGCGGCCTCGACAGCCTCTCGCGCTGGGAATTGACCGAGATTGTCTATCGCACGCCACCGCGCGCCTTTACCGATACCCGCACCGGCAACACCCTGCGCAATGAAGATAGTTGGGGCGCACCCTATAACTTTTTCGATGGAGGTTTCAACCTCGCGGCCTGCTCCACTGCAGCGCTCACATACTGGCTAAACCAGGCACTCGAACCGGGCTACGACTCAATGTGGGTCGAGGTATCGACCGGCGGGCTGGCCGGGAGCGATCCAGCAGGCTGGACCTGGATTCAAGCCGCTCCGGCGCATATGGAGCAGTCGGTGCTCGATTCCATCCCGCCGCGACCCTGGAATGCCCGGTCGATACGCCTGCAAAGGTGGGGCCGTTGGAAGCAGTTCGTCGTGCCGCTCGACGCCTGGTGCGGCGAACCGGTCGTGCATTTCCGATTTCACCTTCGGAGCGACAACTACACTGAGGAGGATGGCGTTACGATCGACGACGTAGCCCTCTTCGCCTCGACCGAA is a genomic window of Calditrichota bacterium containing:
- a CDS encoding DMT family transporter, which gives rise to MSWKYWALLATLAWTAWGLAVKFALSRVDWARLEVLTCVAGLAAMAMIMPSAFKVRPSSGDLAGLLAGGFGALGAILFYIALSKGPVSIIVPLTSLYVVGVALFAVLVWGEPVTLRRVLGIVCAVAAIILIAGD
- a CDS encoding PDZ domain-containing protein, which translates into the protein MHLSKFLSALFLPVALVLSGAMPSSAKEEKKVVVVTSGDDAKGAYVGIFPEALDADDREALDFKGDGILVEDVVEEGPADKAGIDEGDIILKVGGESVSSVSDFRDRIRNCTPGDKVAVVVWRKGAEKSIDVTLAERPSSMSWHDLDLDFNWQHEETAVPFLGVTSRTIEGDIARDYFSVDKGALVEEVVNDSPAKKAGLKSGDVIVKLGGRATESQEALVQAIRSGKPGEQVKIDYIRKGKKVSAEVELGERKEMRMMGMTSPQERRIRIERNGEIIDEEQIREIVREALVKAKVALGDAREDIHKEIERLKEEMRELKKEIEQKKAPDKTKS
- a CDS encoding T9SS type A sorting domain-containing protein, translated to MRLKIELLLAALLIYPVSQAAAYPDNPPDGVAGNPPARNTCVQCHNTFALNSGQGRLELLNAPERYRSGQRYRITVRLSDPGASRWGFELTSLNSQNARFGALTTVNNITQVSGFGNSPQYLKHNINGTFRGQGGAAQWEFDWTAPNGDNLGPVTFWFAGNAANNNNSTTGDRIYASSASIGQEPPPLDRFATPLAAGWNIMSTICPPPNPDIPTVFREIVNREHLLIVKDQSGRFYVPGLFNSIAGYDVRQGYMVKLSDPDTLLVISDPVPPDHPIPLRQGWNFVAYFPEQQVAAPTAFSNLGENIIFAKDERGNFYNRAQNFSNMGNLRRGKGYQVKMAVADTLVWNFGQGLMAIDDRFPESMEVSAPVQHFPEIAPTGSNMSLLLNVECRVQDVDWEAGVFTEAGLAVGSAVHRHSDDCAENSALGLAVWGDDPTTEAIDGARDGEQLTIRIYDGQMERVVRPIWQEGNGCYSSEACLTGTLEVGREAGFNPTEMTLISAWPNPFNARTRIAYRLDRATPYRLALHDPSGRELQLIEAGTSPAGEHAVEWDGEGLVNGVYFVRLTTAYEAKTMKVFLIK
- a CDS encoding peptidylprolyl isomerase, with the protein product MSDERPIPTEAKPAAERKAELTAPTIEEVGDTSEVAVISTAKGDFTVEFFPAVAPLHVANFKKLARAGFYDGTTFHRVLPGFVIQGGDPNTKDSDPNNDGMGGPPWKVKAEFNDILHEKGILSMARSQDINSAGSQFFVCLGRTPHLDNKYTVFGKVIRGIETVDAIGAMKRDPSNPHDRTLPAVIIRSVKVVSRSALPQG
- a CDS encoding T9SS type A sorting domain-containing protein, whose protein sequence is MIFISVVAAFLFTAVSLWAHLPEEYSQDCNAPILYGGFYDPPGISRADDPVYHNNDRILRRLLALRDSMAVVNPNWFRFDSIGVSLEGRPIWCVRIGNNVNDSLSEKPAVLLVGQVHAEEILGVEYVMRMIPAVIGNRNWRQNVDTYIVPTTNPDGLHIVYTLDYTYRKNTRDNIGDGRFRYKLGWGQDTSGVDLNRNYPLFWQLGTALLVSGDNEFFDYYRGPGPASEPETKLLIALVDRIRPLYSCVIHSSRTGNVAQQVIYPWSYAPRDLVDKKTSPDILAFDALGSEIALRCKRYAEPIKTYEPVRIVLPRGDSESYFYWKYGAFAFRIEIGAAGEAMQPDSAGVYSVLSDVRLGIEYFLNSAANVASDGQGPIIRNRMNLRVTDQVTGAPLEARLHIPSLSRPIYPYRKTNPVNGRAFWPVYDGFIDTSGLTVRKFGYRPFLRRPIQGSIDRAPIQVRLVPLPVRNVRLEFTTGGTPLPDGATAWFDHPDSSWQMTTASGRIDLSLPEGDYQVTVAGLRSIVPRRTAFTVLSDTTYHIGLSPAAILLDQSFDGGDVVYMSDHRLNTSGLDSLSRWELTEIVYRTPPRAFTDTRTGNTLRNEDSWGAPYNFFDGGFNLAACSTAALTYWLNQALEPGYDSMWVEVSTGGLAGSDPAGWTWIQAAPAHMEQSVLDSIPPRPWNARSIRLQRWGRWKQFVVPLDAWCGEPVVHFRFHLRSDNYTEEDGVTIDDVALFASTERPPEVSADPLLPRAFALDEPYPNPFNGLTTIRVAMPSDGLFRGAVYDLQGRQAFDLGKPSFSAGSHLVSLDLGSLPAGLYLLRATGPDGRTITHKLALVK